The following coding sequences lie in one Planctomycetia bacterium genomic window:
- a CDS encoding very short patch repair endonuclease, giving the protein MADTFSRAERSRIMAAVKSRDTTPEMIVRRLVHAMGYRYRLHVRALPGTPDLVFSRLRKVINVSGCFWHLHGCARCRIPSSRRSYWVTKLERNAARDRRTGRQLRRAGWNVLTVWECQTGISRRERLERKLAQFLAS; this is encoded by the coding sequence ATGGCTGATACGTTCTCACGCGCCGAACGTTCGCGAATCATGGCGGCGGTGAAGTCGCGGGACACGACGCCGGAAATGATCGTACGCCGGCTAGTCCATGCGATGGGCTATCGCTATCGCCTGCATGTCCGCGCGTTACCAGGGACGCCCGACCTCGTGTTTTCAAGGCTTCGCAAGGTGATCAACGTCAGCGGTTGCTTCTGGCATTTGCACGGTTGCGCTCGATGCCGTATTCCGTCGTCGCGGCGCTCGTACTGGGTCACCAAGCTTGAGCGTAATGCGGCGCGCGACCGACGAACGGGAAGACAACTCCGCCGTGCCGGCTGGAACGTGCTGACGGTGTGGGAGTGTCAAACGGGAATATCACGGCGGGAACGATTGGAGCGCAAGTTGGCGCAATTCCTCGCTTCGTAG